One window of the Enterobacter huaxiensis genome contains the following:
- the osmB gene encoding osmotically-inducible lipoprotein OsmB produces the protein MTLTSKKLAAAVLAITVAMSLSACSNWSKRDRNTAIGAGAGALGGAVLTDGSTLGTLGGAAVGGIIGHQVGK, from the coding sequence ATGACCTTAACCAGCAAAAAATTAGCCGCCGCTGTTCTGGCAATCACTGTAGCAATGTCCCTGAGCGCTTGCTCTAACTGGTCAAAACGTGACCGCAACACCGCTATTGGTGCCGGTGCTGGTGCTCTTGGTGGTGCTGTATTAACGGATGGTAGTACGCTGGGTACACTGGGTGGTGCTGCTGTCGGCGGTATTATCGGTCACCAGGTTGGCAAATAA